The following proteins are encoded in a genomic region of Nicotiana sylvestris chromosome 4, ASM39365v2, whole genome shotgun sequence:
- the LOC104239095 gene encoding protein WEAK CHLOROPLAST MOVEMENT UNDER BLUE LIGHT 1-like has protein sequence MEDAKDRKESAPPESSHEPKVSSPNEDQSHNAAQTNQHTSEKESSKIQEAAVDDSAHLKEASRSLLLQESPTSPEGNLMSAAPIKSDLMSATPIKSDGVSDILETGTPQMASDTPTVELEASPQLLQDLKADPYANRNTTALGESNVSSTLDAKPSEMLEPALDMGANGKVHNQPNDSSDGPKAEQDSSSILAVNSETSPVKEENKKESSERVQSNNSEIEKGFSEHVQSNHSEVEPNNDSPCRQPDNSPSSTHIDEGESPPLSTQVRKPENNNHILSPDNIGRPLAKASTFTARTSVPIASPKHPEKSDINKGHIDTAAPIESVKQAVSKFGGIVDWKAHRVQTVERRQLVEQELAKVQEEIPFYKKLSQAAEDAKVLVLKELDSTKRLIEELKLNLERAQKEEQQAKQDSELAKLRVEEMEQGIGNEVSIAAKAQLEVARARHAAAVSELKTVNSELEDLRKDYALLVSEKDGAVKRAEEAVSASKEVDKTLENLTIELITAKESLEAAHAAHLEAEEHRIGAAAASEQDALIWEKELKQAEEELDKLNQQILSAKDLRGKLDTASALLQDLKAELAAYMESKLKQETDEEGNLNCSELSVPEKRTHVEIQAAVTTAKRELEEVKLNIEKATTEVNFLKVAATSLKAELEKEKSKLAMIQQREGIASVAVASLEAELSKTKSEIALTQMKEKEAREKMVELPKQLQEAAQEADRAKSLAQMARLDLNKAKEEAEQAKAGASTVESRLLAVKKEIEAAKAGEKLALAAITALEESESAQRSRTNDEEPAGVTLSVQEYFELSKQAHEAEAQANMKVTAAISQIDIAKESELRSLNRLEEVNREITERKEALEVALQKAEKAKEGKLAVEQELRKWRADHEQRRKAGESIPPTTGSPRMSVEESKESKTSESAPEAAASHNSTSPKAQALTSSTEADSSPDVKIPRKKKRSFFPRIFMFLGRRKAQANKSA, from the exons ATGGAAGATGCTAAAGATAGGAAGGAAAGTGCTCCTCCAGAATCGTCTCATGAACCAAAGGTCTCCTCTCCGAATGAGGATCAATCACATAATGCAGCTCAAACAAATCAACATACAAGCGAAAAAGAAAGCTCCAAAATTCAGGAGGCAGCCGTGGATGATTCAGCGCATTTAAAAGAGGCCTCTCGCAGCTTATTACTGCAAGAAAGTCCGACTTCTCCAGAAGGAAATTTAATGTCGGCCGCGCCCATTAAATCTGATTTAATGTCGGCCACCCCCATTAAGTCTGATGGAGTGAGTGATATTTTGGAAACAGGAACTCCTCAAATGGCTTCTGATACACCTACGGTTGAGCTGGAAGCCTCACCTCAATTATTACAGGATCTGAAAGCAGACCCTTATGCAAATAGAAATACAACAGCTCTCGGAGAATCCAATGTGTCATCCACATTGGATGCAAAACCAAGTGAAATGTTGGAGCCAGCATTGGACATGGGTGCTAATGGTAAGGTTCATAACCAACCAAATGATTCATCTGATGGACCAAAAGCTGAGCAAGATTCTTCATCAATATTAGCCGTGAATTCAGAGACATCTCCCGTAAAAGAGGAAAACAAAAAGGAATCTTCTGAACGTGTTCAATCTAATAATTCAGAAATAGAAAAGGGATTTTCTGAACACGTACAATCTAATCATTCAGAAGTAGAACCAAATAATGATTCACCGTGTCGTCAGCCAGATAATTCTCCTAGCAGTACCCACATTGATGAGGGTGAGTCTCCTCCTTTATCAACTCAAGTGAGGAAACCTGAAAATAACAATCACATACTGTCACCAGATAACATCGGTCGCCCGCTAGCTAAGGCTTCCACTTTCACAGCGAGGACCTCAGTACCCATTGCTAGTCCTAAGCATCCTGAAAAATCCGACATAAACAAAGGCCATATCGACACAGCAGCACCTATTGAATCGGTGAAGCAAGCAGTTTCCAAGTTTGGAGGGATCGTTGACTGGAAGGCTCATCGTGTACAAACTGTGGAG AGACGGCAACTTGTTGAACAAGAACTAGCAAAAGTACAAGAGGAGATCCCATTTTATAAAAAACTGTCTCAGGCTGCTGAAGATGCAAAAGTGCTAGTTTTAAAGGAACTAGATAGCACTAAAAGACTTATAGAAGAATTGAAGCTGAATCTGGAGAGAGCACAAAAAGAAGAGCAACAAGCAAAACAGGATTCAGAACTTGCCAAGCTTCGGGTGGAGGAGATGGAGCAGGGGATCGGTAATGAGGTTAGTATTGCAGCCAAAGCACAGCTTGAAGTTGCTAGGGCTAGGCATGCAGCTGCAGTTTCTGAGCTAAAGACTGTAAATTCTGAGTTAGAAGATCTTCGAAAAGATTATGCTTTATTAGTGTCTGAGAAAGATGGTGCGGTGAAAAGAGCAGAGGAAGCAGTCTCTGCTTCGAAAGAAGTTGACAAGACATTGGAGAATTTAACTATTGAGCTCATCACTGCAAAGGAATCTTTAGAGGCTGCACATGCTGCACATCTGGAGGCTGAGGAACACAGAATTGGAGCGGCTGCGGCAAGCGAACAAGATGCTCTAATCTGGGAGAAAGAACTGAAGCAGGCTGAAGAGGAGCTTGACAAGCTAAACCAGCAAATTCTGTCTGCAAAGGATCTCCGAGGAAAACTAGATACTGCTTCAGCTTTGCTACAGGATCTCAAAGCTGAGTTGGCTGCTTACATGGAATCAAAGTTGAAGCAGGAGACTGATGAAGAAGGAAACCTGAACTGCAGCGAACTGTCGGTGCCAGAGAAAAGAACTCATGTGGAGATACAAGCAGCAGTGACCACAGCTAAGAGGGAACTAGAAGAAGTGAAACTCAACATCGAGAAAGCTACGACTGAAGTAAATTTCTTGAAGGTGGCAGCAACTTCATTGAAGGCAGAATTGGAAAAGGAAAAATCAAAACTAGCCATGATCCAACAGAGAGAAGGAATAGCATCAGTTGCTGTTGCATCTCTTGAAGCTGAGTTGAGCAAGACAAAGTCAGAGATTGCTCTTACACAGATGAAGGAAAAAGAAGCAAGAGAGAAGATGGTAGAGCTTCCCAAGCAACTTCAAGAGGCAGCCCAAGAAGCTGATCGTGCAAAATCACTTGCTCAAATGGCACGTTTAGATCTGAATAAGGCAAAGGAAGAAGCTGAGCAGGCAAAGGCTGGAGCAAGTACCGTAGAAAGTAGATTACTTGCAGTAAAGAAGGAGATAGAGGCTGCGAAAGCTGGAGAGAAGTTGGCACTAGCAGCTATCACTGCTCTGGAGGAGAGTGAATCAGCTCAAAGAAGTAGAACCAATGATGAGGAGCCAGCTGGAGTAACTCTTTCTGTGCAGGAGTATTTTGAGCTCAGCAAGCAGGCGCATGAGGCGGAGGCGCAAGCTAACATGAAGGTGACTGCTGCTATTAGCCAAATAGATATAGCCAAGGAGTCAGAGCTGAGAAGTCTAAACAGGCTGGAGGAGGTTAATCGCGAGATAACTGAAAGAAAGGAAGCTCTAGAAGTTGCATTGCAGAAGGCCGAGAAAGCCAAGGAAGGGAAGTTGGCTGTAGAGCAAGAGCTAAGGAAATGGAGAGCGGATCATGAGCAAAGACGGAAAGCTGGTGAATCCATTCCACCTACAACAGGGAGCCCAAGAATGAGCGTTGAGGAGAGTAAAGAATCAAAGACTTCTGAAAGTGCACCCGAGGCTGCTGCTTCTCATAACAGCACAAGTCCGAAAGCCCAAGCGCTAACAAGCAGCACCGAAGCTGATTCATCTCCAGATGTGAAGATTCCAAGGAAAAAGAAGAGGTCCTTCTTCCCAAGGATCTTCATGTTTCTAGGCAGAAGGAAAGCACAGGCCAATAAGTCTGCCTGA
- the LOC104239096 gene encoding protein CYPRO4: protein MGANHSREDLELSDSESESEYSSESRQREDDDEDNYYSDAKTTPSSIDSKQNPKTPSSLDDVEAKLKALKLKYNTPHAKANNPTGKNAVKLYQHVGFNTANSKWVVSDKVATYSFVKSGSGDESDDENEETEEKSFWALQIGSKIKAKVDENLQLKAFKDQRRVDFVANGVWAVKFFAEEEYNAFVDKYQSCLFENTYGYEANDENRVKVYGKDFIGWAKPEAADDSMWEDAGDSFKSPEKTPLRVNHDLREEFEEAAVNGGAIQSLALGALDNSFLISDSGIQVVRNYSHGLSGKGVYVNFDKERANTVAHSTPRKALLLRAETNMLLMSPVTDKKPHSKGLHQFDIETGKVVSEWKFEKDGTDISMRDITNDSKGAQMDPSGSTFLGLDDNRLCRWDMRDRHGMVQNLVNESTPVLNWTQGHQFSRGTNFQCFATTGDGSIVVGSLDGKIRLYSSSSMRMAKTAFPGLGSPITHVDVTYDGKWILGTTDTYLVLICTLFIDKNGSTKTGFAGRMGNKISAPRLLKLNPLDSHMAGANKFRNAQFSWVTENGKQERHLVATVGKFSVIWNFQQVKDSSHGCYQNQVGLKSCYCYKIVLRDDSIVESRFMHDKFAVTDSPEAPLVVATPLKVSSFSISSRRLQI, encoded by the exons atgggtgCTAATCATAGCCGTGAAGATCTGGAGCTTTCCGACTCTGAATCCGAATCCGAATACAGTTCGGAGTCTCGGCAAAGAGAAGACGACGATGAAGATAACTACTACTCTGACGCCAAAACGACGCCGTCTTCCATTGACAGTAAACAAAACCCCAAAACCCCATCCTCTTTAGACGACGTTGAAGCTAAGCTCAAAGCCCTAAAGCTCAAATACAACACTCCTCATGCTAAGGCCAACAATCCCACCGGTAAAAACGCCGTTAAACTTTACCAACACGTCGGATTCAACACCGCCAATTCGAAATGGGTCGTCTCCGATAAAGTTGCGACTTATTCGTTCGTCAAATCGGGTAGTGGTGATGAGTCTGATGATGAAAATGAAGAAACTGAGGAGAAAAGTTTTTGGGCTTTGCAAATTGGGTCCAAAATTAAGGCTAAGGTTGATGAGAATTTACAATTAAAGGCTTTTAAGGACCAAAGGAGAGTGGATTTTGTTGCAAATGGCGTTTGGGCTGTGAAATTCTTTGCTGAAGAAGAGTACAATGCATTTGTTGATAAATATCAGAGCTGTTTGTTTGAGAATACTTATGGGTATGAAGCAAATGATGAGAATAGAGTTAAGGTTTATGGTAAGGACTTTATCGGATGGGCGAAACCTGAAGCTGCAGATGATTCGATGTGGGAGGATGCAGGGGATAGTTTTAAGAGCCCCGAGAAGACGCCTTTGAGGGTTAACCATGACTTGCGGGAGGAGTTTGAGGAGGCGGCGGTTAATGGGGGAGCTATTCAGAGCTTAGCATTAGGTGCATTGGATAATAGTTTTCTTATTAGTGATTCAGGTATTCAGGTTGTGAGGAATTACAGTCATGGGTTAAGTGGAAAAGGCGTTTATGTGAATTTCGATAAGGAAAGGGCTAATACTGTAGCTCATTCGACTCCTAGGAAAGCTTTACTGTTAAGAGCTGAGACTAATATGCTTCTCATGAGTCCAGTGACCGATAAGAAGCCTCACTCTAAGGGCTTACATCAGTTTGATATCGAGACGGGGAAGGTTGTTAGCGAGTGGAAGTTTGAGAAAGATGGAACTGATATCTCAATGAGGGATATTACTAATGATAGCAAAGGAGCTCAGATGGATCCCTCGGGGTCGACTTTCTTAGGGTTAGATGATAACAGGTTGTGTAGGTGGGATATGCGTGATCGACATGGGATGGTTCAGAATCTTGTCAATGAAAGTACTCCTGTTTTGAATTGGACTCAAGGGCATCAGTTTTCGAGGGGAACTAACTTTCAGTGTTTTGCTACCACTGGTGATGGATCAATAGTTGTTGGTTCACTCGATGGAAAGATTAGATTGTACTCGAGCAGTTCAATGAGAATGGCTAAGACCGCTTTTCCGGGTCTTGGTTCTCCTATAACTCATGTGGATGTTACCTATGATGGGAAGTGGATATTGGGGACAACTGATACTTACTTGGTGTTGATATGCACCTTGTTTATTGACAAGAACGGAAGTACTAAGACAGGTTTTGCCGGTCGCATGGGGAATAAGATTTCCGCTCCAAGATTGTTGAAGCTAAACCCTCTTGATTCACATATGGCTGGAGCGAACAAGTTTCGCAATGCTCAATTTTCATGG GTCACTGAGAATGGGAAGCAGGAGCGCCACCTCGTTGCAACTGTTGGGAAGTTCAGTGTGATATGGAATTTTCAACAGGTGAAGGATAGTTCTCATGGGTGTTACCAGAATCAGGTGGGGTTGAAGAGCTGCTATTGTTACAAGATAGTTTTAAGAGATGACTCTATCGTAGAAAGTCGATTCATGCATGACAAATTTGCTGTAACTGACTCTCCTGAAGCACCCCTGGTGGTGGCAACACCCCTGAAAGTTAGCTCATTCAGCATCTCTAGTAGGAGATTACAAATTTGA